Proteins from a single region of Chanodichthys erythropterus isolate Z2021 chromosome 13, ASM2448905v1, whole genome shotgun sequence:
- the LOC137034934 gene encoding uracil nucleotide/cysteinyl leukotriene receptor-like, which produces MAITELFRYINSSLLISHRSLNSSPAEQTVYAGCAHMPAVLIFYLVLQFINMFLGIPANIMVLWLIHKNKRDDSTSDIFIVHLAVLDTFFCLVPPLELANIVYLTTSSTWYVLRFFYGVKDSSPLFLSCICLDRYLAVCHPITFTKLKDKRHRSVCAGVVWFITLVYGAAKCVGNIPKFEKVFTVMILAAFAFMLFCNISILWALRQSAPGRDERHPIKKKAFKMVVIILVIILFNYFPPVALFPFQEYFSPVVFRCYIHYIAFGFMDISSSIQPVLYLSREKLPKVQLCCSKITECADDPVFTVNQ; this is translated from the coding sequence ATGGCAATCACAGAGCTGTTCAGATACATCAACTCCTCACTGCTCATCAGCCACCGATCGCTGAACTCCTCACCGGCTGAGCAGACGGTCTACGCCGGCTGCGCACACATGCCTGCCGTCCTCATCTTCTACCTGGTGCTGCAGTTCATCAACATGTTCCTAGGCATCCCGGCCAACATCATGGTTCTTTGGCTCATCCACAAGAATAAGCGCGACGACTCCACCTCAGACATCTTCATCGTCCATCTGGCTGTGCTGGACACTTTCTTCTGCCTCGTTCCTCCACTGGAACTGGCCAACATTGTCTATCTGACCACCAGCAGCACCTGGTACGTCCTGCGCTTCTTCTACGGTGTCAAAGACTCGTCGCCGCTCTTCCTGTCCTGCATCTGTCTGGACAGATACTTGGCCGTCTGCCATCCCATTACCTTCACCAAACTCAAAGACAAGCGCCATCGCTCTGTGTGTGCCGGAGTCGTGTGGTTCATCACCTTGGTTTACGGCGCAGCAAAGTGTGTAGGAAACATCCCTAAATTTGAGAAAGTTTTCACCGTCATGATTTTGGCAGCATTTGCGTTTATGCTGTTCTGTAACATCTCCATTCTCTGGGCCCTAAGACAATCTGCTCCAGGTCGAGATGAGAGGCATCCCATCAAGAAAAAGGCCTTCAAAATGGTTGTCATCATCTTGGTCATCATTCTGTTTAACTACTTCCCACCGGTGGCTCTATTTCCTTTTCAAGAGTATTTCTCTCCGGTGGTCTTCCGCTGTTATATCCACTACATTGCCTTTGGTTTCATGGACATCAGCAGCAGTATCCAGCCAGTTCTGTATCTGTCACGGGAGAAGCTGCCCAAAGTCCAGCTGTGCTGCTCAAAAATCACAGAATGTGCAGATGATCCTGTGTTCACCGTCAACCAGTGA